A region from the Citrobacter telavivensis genome encodes:
- a CDS encoding YgiW/YdeI family stress tolerance OB fold protein produces the protein MKKLATIVAVMALCSAPVLAAQQGGFSGPSATQTQSGGFQGPNGSSTTVESAKSLRDDTWVTLRGNIVERISDDLYLFKDATGTINVDIDHKRWNGVTVTPQDTVEIQGEVDKDWNSVEIDVKQISKVSK, from the coding sequence ATGAAAAAACTGGCTACAATTGTTGCCGTTATGGCGCTCTGCTCTGCACCGGTTTTGGCAGCGCAGCAGGGTGGTTTTTCTGGCCCGTCCGCGACACAAACGCAGAGCGGCGGCTTCCAGGGACCAAACGGCAGTAGCACGACGGTAGAAAGTGCGAAATCCTTGCGTGATGACACCTGGGTGACGCTGCGTGGCAACATCGTTGAACGCATTTCCGATGACCTCTATCTGTTTAAAGACGCGACAGGCACCATCAATGTCGATATCGACCACAAACGCTGGAACGGCGTGACGGTCACCCCGCAGGATACCGTTGAAATTCAGGGTGAAGTGGACAAAGACTGGAATTCCGTTGAAATTGACGTGAAGCAAATCAGTAAAGTCAGCAAATAA
- the qseB gene encoding two-component system response regulator QseB, which translates to MRILLIEDDALIGDGIKTGLSKMGFSVDWFTEGRQGKEALYSAPYDAVILDLTLPGMDGRDILRDWREQGKREPVLILTARDALAERVEGLRLGADDYLCKPFALIEVAARLDALMRRASGQASSELRHGLVTLTPGDRVATLAGEPLILKPKEFALLELLMRNAGRVLPRKLIEEKLYNWDEEVTSNAVEVHVHHLRRKLGSNFIRTVHGIGYTLGEASS; encoded by the coding sequence ATGCGAATTTTACTGATTGAAGATGATGCGTTAATTGGCGACGGCATTAAAACCGGGTTGAGTAAAATGGGCTTTAGCGTCGACTGGTTTACGGAAGGTCGTCAGGGAAAAGAAGCGCTCTACAGCGCACCTTATGATGCGGTGATCCTCGACCTCACGCTACCGGGGATGGACGGACGCGATATTCTGCGCGACTGGCGTGAACAGGGAAAGCGCGAACCGGTGCTGATCCTCACCGCACGCGACGCACTGGCCGAGCGTGTGGAAGGACTTCGCCTCGGGGCAGATGATTATCTGTGTAAGCCCTTTGCGCTGATTGAGGTCGCTGCCAGGCTGGATGCGCTGATGCGCCGTGCCAGCGGTCAGGCCAGCAGCGAACTGCGCCACGGGCTGGTGACCTTAACGCCCGGCGATCGGGTCGCGACGCTGGCGGGTGAGCCGCTCATACTCAAGCCAAAAGAGTTCGCGCTGCTGGAGTTGCTGATGCGCAATGCCGGGCGCGTGTTGCCGCGCAAGCTCATCGAAGAGAAGCTGTATAACTGGGACGAAGAGGTCACCAGCAATGCCGTTGAAGTGCATGTTCACCATCTGCGGCGCAAACTGGGCAGCAATTTTATTCGCACCGTTCACGGTATTGGCTATACGCTTGGTGAGGCATCATCGTGA
- the qseC gene encoding two-component system sensor histidine kinase QseC translates to MIVTRQLSLRVRLTLIFLILAAITWAASSFVAWKKTTDNVDELFDTQLMLFAKRLITLDINELHATERMAHTPKKFKHGHVDDDVLTFAVYTTDGKMVLHDGDNGQNIPYSYRREGFDDGQLNGDDDKWRFIWLTSVDGKYRIVVGQEWEYREDMALEIVTAQLVPWLIALPLMLLMLIMLLHRELMPLKKLAQALRLRDPQSSEPLSSHGVPSEVRPLVESLNQLFTRTHNMMVRERRFTSDAAHELRSPLTALKVQTEVAQLSDDDPLARQKALMQLHTGIDRATRLVDQLLTLSRLDSLDNLQDVATLSLEELLQSAVMDIWQPAQQAHIDVRLQINASNVTRTGQPLLLSLLVRNLLDNAIRYSPKGSVVDVTLDARQFTVRDNGPGVTAEVLPHIGERFYRPPGQHATGSGLGLSIVRRIAALHGMTVSFGNAPDGGFTATVRW, encoded by the coding sequence ATCATCGTGACCCGGCAACTCAGCCTGCGCGTCAGGCTTACCCTCATCTTTCTGATTCTGGCAGCCATTACCTGGGCGGCATCGAGTTTTGTCGCCTGGAAGAAGACGACCGATAACGTCGATGAACTGTTTGATACTCAGTTGATGCTCTTCGCCAAGCGCCTGATTACGCTTGATATCAACGAACTGCACGCCACCGAACGGATGGCGCATACCCCGAAGAAATTCAAGCACGGCCACGTTGATGATGACGTGCTGACCTTTGCCGTCTATACCACGGACGGCAAGATGGTGCTGCACGATGGCGACAATGGTCAGAACATCCCCTATAGCTACCGTCGGGAAGGGTTTGATGACGGCCAACTCAACGGCGATGACGACAAATGGCGTTTTATCTGGCTGACCTCCGTCGATGGTAAGTACCGTATCGTGGTCGGCCAGGAGTGGGAATATCGTGAAGATATGGCGCTGGAGATTGTGACGGCGCAACTGGTCCCCTGGCTTATCGCCCTGCCGCTGATGCTGTTGATGCTGATTATGTTGTTGCATCGGGAGCTCATGCCGCTGAAAAAGCTGGCACAGGCGTTGCGACTGCGCGATCCGCAATCCAGCGAACCGCTCAGTTCACATGGCGTTCCGAGTGAGGTGCGCCCGCTGGTCGAATCGCTCAACCAGCTTTTTACCCGCACCCATAACATGATGGTGCGCGAGCGACGCTTTACGTCAGATGCCGCTCACGAACTGCGCAGTCCGTTAACGGCGCTGAAAGTCCAGACGGAGGTGGCGCAACTTTCTGATGACGATCCGCTGGCGCGGCAGAAAGCCCTGATGCAACTCCATACGGGTATCGATCGCGCCACGCGTCTGGTCGACCAACTCCTGACGCTTTCTCGTCTCGACTCGCTGGATAACCTGCAGGATGTCGCCACGCTTTCTCTTGAAGAGCTCCTTCAGTCCGCGGTGATGGACATCTGGCAACCCGCGCAGCAGGCGCATATTGATGTGCGTTTGCAGATCAATGCTTCCAATGTGACGCGTACCGGACAACCGCTGCTGCTCAGTCTGCTGGTGCGAAATCTGCTGGATAACGCCATCCGCTACAGCCCGAAAGGCAGCGTGGTTGATGTTACGCTTGACGCCAGACAGTTTACCGTCAGAGATAACGGCCCCGGCGTCACTGCGGAAGTCCTGCCCCATATTGGCGAGCGCTTTTATCGCCCGCCGGGCCAACACGCTACCGGCAGCGGCCTGGGCCTGTCGATTGTCCGCCGCATTGCCGCCCTGCACGGAATGACGGTGTCGTTTGGCAATGCGCCAGACGGT